From the genome of Vicia villosa cultivar HV-30 ecotype Madison, WI linkage group LG2, Vvil1.0, whole genome shotgun sequence, one region includes:
- the LOC131648899 gene encoding uncharacterized protein LOC131648899, producing MIIGSFNIRGGGSSVKRKRIKSIISKGRADFFLIQETKLNVVSDAVARSLWGINDMEFSFAGADGSAGGLLSIWNSRTVTVLASFRGPGYLGSKVAWKGGIFYIVNIYSSCYLPLKRQLWSRLVELKNLYQDGEWILGGDFNAVKKRGERVGLSYRSSSSEWRDFSGFIEDIGLVDVPCKGKRFSWFSGDGKSKSRIDRFLVSNNIVSSWGVVGQLIGDRDVSDHCPVWLVVDKEDWGPKPFKFNNEWFSHKSFLSFVEEEWKNLKVYGRGDFVLKEKFRLLKDRLRWWAKNIFGKIDLEIEDGVRVLNDSDDREEWEEDVHLDKIKASKNIWFNLKLKENMLIQKSRLKWLNDGDSNSKFFHMVMKERRRRNHISSLVTSGGFVNSVEGVKEAVKGHFEEKFKESCFDRPLLDGVFVNSLSEEERRSIEVPFSIEEIKGAVWSCDGTKSMGPDGISLLFLKNCWSFLKEDVVSCFNDFFSS from the coding sequence ATGATTATTGGGAGCTTCAATATTAGGGGAGGTGGTAGCTCGGTTAAACGGAAGAGAATCAAGTCTATTATATCTAAAGGCAGGGCAGATTTTTTCCTTATACAAGAAACTAAACTTAATGTTGTTTCTGATGCTGTAGCGAGGAGTTTGTGGGGTATTAACGACATGGAGTTTTCCTTTGCTGGAGCTGATGGTTCTGCAGGGGGGCTTTTGTCAATTTGGAATTCTCGGACGGTCACTGTTCTAGCTAGCTTTCGAGGTCCAGGGTATCTGGGCTCAAAGGTGGCTTGGAAAGGAGGTATCTTCTACATAGTTAACATTTATTCTTCTTGTTATCTGCCTCTTAAACGCCAATTATGGTCTCGGTTGGTAGAATTGAAAAATCTTTATCAAGACGGGGAATGGATTTTGGGAGGAGATTTTAATGCGGTGAAGAAGCGGGGTGAGAGAGTTGGTTTGTCCTATAGGAGTAGCAGTTCGGAATGGAGGGATTTCTCGGGTTTCATTGAGGATATCGGTTTGGTGGATGTGCCGTGTAAAGGGAAGAGGTTTAGTTGGTTTAGCGGGGATGGAAAATCAAAGAGTAGGATTGATAGATTTCTTGTTTCTAACAATATAGTCTCATCTTGGGGTGTTGTGGGCCAATTGATAGGAGATAGGGACGTATCCGATCATTGTCCGGTGTGGTTGGTGGTGGACAAAGAGGATTGGGGGCCAAAACCTTTCAAattcaacaatgaatggttttCGCATAAGAGTTTCTTGTCGTTTGTGGAGGAGGAATGGAAGAACTTGAAGGTGTATGGTAGAGGTGACTTTGTCTTGAAAGAGAAATTTCGCTTATTAAAAGATAGATTGAGATGGTGGgctaaaaatatttttgggaagattgatTTGGAGATTGAAGATGGGGTGCGTGTGTTGAATGATTCGGATGATAGGGAGGAGTGGGAGGAGGATGTTCATTTGGACAAGATAAAGGCGTCCAAGAATATATGGTTTAACTTAAAATTAAAGGAGAACATGTTGATTCAAAAATCGAGGCTAAAGTGGTTAAATGATGGAGACTCTAATAGCAAATTTTTTCATATGGTCATGAAGGAAAGGAGGAGAAGAAATCATATAAGTTCTTTAGTCACTAGTGGAGGTTTTGTCAATTCGGTGGAAGGGGTTAAGGAAGCGGTGAAAGGGCACTTTGAAGAAAAATTCAAGGAGAGTTGTTTTGATAGACCTTTGTTAGATGGGGTTTTTGTTAATTCTTTGAGCGAGGAAGAAAGGCGATCTATTGAGGTTCCTTTTTCCATTGAGGAGATAAAAGGGGCGGTGTGGAGTTGTGATGGCACCAAAAGTATGGGACCGGATGgtatttctcttcttttcttaAAGAATTGTTGGTCTTTTTTAAAAGAAGATGTTGTTTCGTGTTTCAATGATTTTTTCTCCTCTTAA